In the genome of Vibrio sp. NTOU-M3, one region contains:
- a CDS encoding ribbon-helix-helix domain-containing protein: MCEIFAHQPRENYQFITRSIRIDGHATSVKLETSFWQLLEEIAQQQGLTVPRFISTVYKEALEHNGEVSNFASLLRCACLIYARQPQSTIEIANEQINS; encoded by the coding sequence ATGTGTGAGATATTTGCGCATCAGCCAAGAGAAAATTACCAATTCATCACCCGTTCTATCCGTATCGATGGCCACGCAACTAGCGTTAAACTTGAAACCAGCTTTTGGCAATTGCTGGAAGAAATTGCGCAGCAGCAAGGATTAACGGTTCCCCGCTTTATCTCTACGGTGTACAAAGAAGCATTAGAGCATAACGGCGAAGTCAGCAATTTTGCCTCTTTGCTTCGCTGCGCCTGCCTAATTTATGCTCGCCAACCTCAAAGTACGATTGAGATAGCCAACGAACAAATCAACTCATAA
- a CDS encoding VOC family protein: MTKLIHSMIRVSDLQASIDFYRNALELEVADQFEFSDFTLTYLANRETGFELELTYNHDQSEPYVHGNAYGHLAVSVEKIAEAHKRLTDLGIEASEIKTFNHNEQPLATFFFITDPDGYKIEFIQRAGRFI, from the coding sequence ATGACAAAACTGATTCACAGCATGATAAGAGTGAGCGATCTGCAAGCTTCTATCGATTTTTACCGCAACGCTCTAGAACTGGAAGTGGCTGATCAATTTGAATTCAGCGACTTTACACTGACTTACCTCGCTAATCGTGAAACAGGTTTTGAGCTGGAGCTCACTTATAACCACGATCAGTCAGAGCCTTATGTCCACGGCAATGCTTACGGTCATTTAGCCGTCAGCGTAGAGAAGATTGCTGAGGCACATAAGCGCCTGACTGATCTGGGGATTGAAGCGTCAGAAATAAAAACCTTCAATCACAATGAGCAACCTCTAGCGACTTTCTTCTTTATTACGGATCCCGACGGCTACAAGATTGAATTTATTCAACGTGCCGGACGCTTTATCTAA
- a CDS encoding putative quinol monooxygenase translates to MIHLTAHFYAKAGQENTLHQLLTAMLAPTRNETGCVRYCLFQDKADSRKFLFQEQFTDQAAFDAHCKEVHFLALLDNLEGVLEQEPQITFYEQLEA, encoded by the coding sequence ATGATCCATTTAACCGCACATTTTTATGCTAAAGCCGGACAGGAAAATACTTTGCATCAGCTGCTAACCGCAATGTTAGCGCCAACACGCAATGAAACTGGGTGTGTTCGTTATTGTCTTTTTCAGGACAAAGCAGACAGTCGTAAATTTCTCTTTCAAGAGCAATTTACTGATCAGGCAGCATTCGATGCCCATTGTAAAGAAGTCCATTTCCTTGCCTTGCTGGACAATCTGGAAGGGGTTCTAGAACAAGAACCTCAAATTACCTTCTATGAACAGTTAGAAGCGTAA
- a CDS encoding ABC transporter ATP-binding protein → MHLTDKMSVTQALISLLKTEKKRIIYTSVSAVLCVFAELATWICLYAALSRYLNTQSLYFYLALMTIAVCVRYFFYTISVWQAHLAAYQIIQTIRQKLVRALSEMPTAKLMQYHRGDIEKRLSDDCQSLEPLIAHHTTDIITGTLLPFVLLGFMVSIDWQLGLIALSPLPLAVIAQTVMMRGFSDRQKKYNQVVANMHKAQLEFLRSIGVMKLFGVDADSYRQLSNNMTKHHKLVNAYTNQMVGAWVTFTTLAQASLVLVIPFAIVKLTQGSLSPVELTMIVILCAGILKPWLDLTQIFGQVQQSFSSLERILPLFSATSEQHFKSIATPYVELCCENLAVKRDSLDIVSGLNLQLSHGECIVIQGASGSGKSSLLATLYGELATYEGDWFINQKAVSSMSDRERSQFISVVDQHPVFFSASIRENLVLGDRLIHDSVIIKLLDMLGLSALIEQLPNGLYSSMDETERNFSGGELQRLAIARAMLVRPAILVLDEATSHLDKVTENRVLEAIRQHAPQQIQLVISHGSQALTIANRAFSLSHGQLKQIHLEETVCA, encoded by the coding sequence ATGCATCTAACGGACAAGATGAGCGTCACTCAAGCACTCATCTCATTATTAAAAACGGAAAAAAAGCGCATCATTTATACTAGTGTTAGCGCGGTGTTGTGTGTGTTCGCAGAACTCGCCACTTGGATTTGCTTATACGCCGCATTGAGCAGATATCTAAATACCCAAAGTCTCTATTTCTACTTGGCTCTTATGACCATTGCAGTCTGTGTGCGCTATTTTTTCTATACGATTTCGGTATGGCAGGCGCACCTTGCTGCTTATCAAATTATTCAGACCATTAGGCAGAAGCTCGTTCGTGCTCTGTCCGAAATGCCAACCGCTAAACTGATGCAATACCATCGTGGAGATATAGAAAAACGACTCAGCGACGATTGTCAGAGCCTTGAGCCTCTTATTGCTCATCATACGACCGATATTATTACTGGTACTTTACTTCCGTTTGTTTTGCTTGGTTTTATGGTCAGCATCGACTGGCAACTAGGCTTAATCGCATTAAGTCCTCTCCCCCTCGCCGTGATTGCCCAAACAGTCATGATGCGTGGCTTTTCAGATAGACAAAAAAAGTACAATCAAGTCGTTGCGAATATGCACAAAGCGCAACTAGAGTTTTTGCGTAGCATCGGCGTGATGAAACTATTCGGCGTTGACGCGGACTCTTACCGCCAGTTAAGCAATAATATGACCAAGCACCACAAGCTGGTTAACGCTTATACCAATCAAATGGTTGGGGCATGGGTAACCTTTACTACCTTAGCTCAGGCATCTTTGGTTCTTGTTATTCCATTCGCCATCGTCAAATTGACCCAAGGTTCATTAAGCCCGGTCGAGCTCACGATGATCGTGATTCTTTGTGCCGGCATCCTTAAACCATGGTTGGATCTAACACAGATATTTGGGCAAGTGCAGCAGTCCTTTTCTTCTCTAGAGCGAATACTACCTCTGTTCTCAGCAACATCGGAGCAACATTTCAAATCCATTGCAACGCCTTATGTCGAGCTTTGTTGTGAAAACTTAGCAGTCAAACGTGACTCACTCGATATCGTCAGTGGACTGAACCTTCAGTTATCTCATGGCGAGTGCATCGTAATTCAAGGCGCATCAGGCTCAGGGAAAAGTAGTCTACTGGCAACGCTCTACGGAGAATTAGCAACATACGAAGGCGATTGGTTTATTAACCAAAAAGCCGTGTCTTCGATGTCCGATAGAGAACGAAGCCAATTTATCTCAGTTGTCGACCAACACCCTGTTTTCTTCAGCGCATCAATACGCGAAAACTTGGTCTTAGGAGATCGATTGATACACGACTCCGTGATTATCAAACTCCTCGATATGCTTGGACTTTCTGCACTTATCGAACAGCTTCCGAATGGTTTGTATTCCAGTATGGATGAAACCGAACGCAATTTTAGTGGAGGGGAACTACAGCGGTTAGCCATCGCTCGCGCCATGCTAGTACGCCCTGCCATTCTGGTTTTAGATGAAGCGACTTCTCATCTAGATAAGGTGACGGAAAATCGTGTTCTAGAAGCAATACGTCAACATGCACCGCAGCAAATCCAATTGGTCATCAGTCATGGTTCACAAGCATTAACCATCGCTAACCGAGCGTTTTCATTATCACACGGGCAGCTTAAACAAATTCATCTTGAGGAGACCGTCTGTGCGTAA
- a CDS encoding ABC transporter ATP-binding protein, whose protein sequence is MRNILKLLDHADINPKTFLVGIAGKVFSEILPLFCWLLIFGALTQTWLLSLEALFAVSLITVVVQWRLGQSAKQSFLGAYDITHHLRKVLLHDIRSQPFSKITGQGLGERIKLITRDLKAFEDIFSHLIADLIAALVVPFAMLCVLLFCSPYLASLMLIVMVIASLLLWKFEDNFSKQAQRHVDKNASCTNKLLEYIACLPTLKRFGRSEVLATPLNQELVDLRKTGLGVEWAGGIGVILASLLLELSIPMVAALGAYLMSLGNLTLGEWLVSIIAAVACIRPFVRMTIFSTLLRYMAKSADRLYALSQEPQQPVHGVQAHHHDIEFKAVELTLDGNTILKDINLQVPYGQHIALIGTSGAGKTTLLDLLAAFHIPTHGAVRIGGCTVEATGTMHWYQHISYVTQNVQLFAGTLKENLLIAKKDANTEELETAITTAGLDELIARLPQGLNTEINENGKDLSGGERQRFSLARALLHDAPIVLLDEFTSALDHPKQREILHSITECFASKTMITVAHRLDTIADADCIYLMNHGRIEDFGSHDQLIATSSHYQSLWEAQHNN, encoded by the coding sequence GTGCGTAACATTCTCAAGCTACTCGATCACGCAGATATCAATCCAAAAACGTTTTTGGTTGGCATTGCTGGCAAAGTGTTCAGTGAGATTCTGCCATTATTTTGTTGGCTACTGATATTCGGAGCCCTTACCCAAACATGGTTACTTTCTCTTGAAGCCCTATTCGCAGTTTCACTTATCACGGTTGTCGTTCAATGGCGGTTAGGACAATCCGCCAAACAAAGCTTCTTAGGCGCTTATGACATTACTCACCACCTGAGAAAAGTGCTACTACATGACATTCGTAGCCAACCGTTTTCCAAGATCACAGGGCAAGGTCTGGGAGAGCGCATTAAGCTAATCACTCGTGATTTAAAAGCATTCGAAGACATTTTTAGTCACCTAATTGCTGACTTGATCGCAGCTTTGGTGGTTCCGTTCGCGATGCTTTGTGTACTGCTATTTTGCTCACCTTACCTAGCCTCACTTATGCTGATTGTTATGGTGATCGCGAGCTTATTGCTGTGGAAATTCGAAGATAACTTTTCCAAACAAGCACAACGCCATGTCGATAAAAACGCTTCTTGCACCAACAAACTGCTCGAATACATAGCTTGTTTACCAACGCTAAAACGCTTTGGTCGCAGTGAAGTATTAGCGACTCCACTTAATCAAGAATTAGTAGACTTGCGCAAAACAGGGTTAGGGGTTGAATGGGCTGGTGGAATTGGCGTCATTTTAGCAAGCTTGTTACTTGAGCTTTCTATTCCGATGGTTGCGGCGCTCGGTGCTTACTTAATGAGCCTGGGCAACCTTACGCTCGGGGAGTGGTTAGTTTCAATCATTGCTGCCGTCGCTTGTATCCGACCATTTGTACGCATGACTATTTTCTCTACGTTACTCAGATACATGGCTAAATCTGCCGATCGTCTATATGCCCTAAGCCAAGAACCGCAGCAACCTGTGCATGGTGTTCAAGCACATCACCACGACATCGAATTCAAAGCGGTTGAGTTAACTCTGGATGGCAACACCATTCTTAAAGACATCAATTTGCAGGTTCCATATGGGCAACATATCGCGCTCATCGGTACCAGTGGAGCGGGAAAAACCACCTTGTTAGATTTACTTGCTGCATTCCACATCCCCACTCATGGAGCGGTAAGAATTGGTGGTTGCACGGTAGAAGCAACAGGGACAATGCACTGGTACCAGCACATCTCCTACGTTACCCAAAATGTGCAATTGTTCGCTGGGACCCTAAAAGAAAACTTGCTCATCGCCAAAAAAGACGCGAACACCGAAGAGTTAGAAACTGCAATCACTACCGCAGGACTTGATGAGCTGATCGCTCGCTTGCCACAAGGACTAAACACCGAAATAAACGAGAATGGCAAGGATTTATCGGGTGGAGAACGTCAACGCTTCTCCCTCGCAAGAGCGTTGCTTCATGATGCGCCCATTGTGCTGCTTGATGAGTTTACATCCGCACTCGACCACCCCAAACAACGGGAAATACTGCATAGCATTACCGAGTGTTTTGCCTCTAAAACCATGATCACAGTAGCGCATCGATTGGACACCATTGCTGATGCAGATTGCATCTATTTGATGAACCACGGTCGCATTGAGGATTTTGGTTCGCACGACCAATTAATCGCAACCTCTTCCCACTACCAGTCTCTGTGGGAAGCTCAACATAACAATTAA
- a CDS encoding TonB-dependent receptor: protein MYKISSPRTVIASAILTILGTSYSYAEETPPAMEVVIVEATKFDTPLSQVNNSVVVKTGEELEKAGIYQVKDLEMVFPGLLIQTRGNRTYANTTVRGISSPDYYSPTVSIYVDGVLQDNAFVTQPLINVEKVELLRGPQGTLYGGNAQGGVINIVTRRETDATEIKASALYSNLSQQVDAVAATRLSDSISADIAARYVYDEGDIKHATSGKKDANDADEQALKVRFHYLPNDSKLSATLSVAADKLDSHEEWYLTESEHDSGVKDAPIPKLKRDVNTFALNLGYDLDSSQITSTTAYQTREIDREYVYGYYQEDQNKFSQELRLNQQYNDRFSYVVGGYMEYRRLDVSANNARNKLDYDTYALFGQANYQFAPQWDVTLGVRASYLKVNSDFNGNPAWFINPYNKEQTESTVSPKAAIGWQANEDTRLYASITSGYRPGGYNVVPLSNADASGYDAEKSLNGELGWRTNFANQKIDFSGALYWIKTDDIQLYTGTPGHQTLKNMGEALSKGIEAEFAFYPTDDLTITGAGTFGRSTFESNNSTFEGNRLPYAPDTTATLGFNYYLPVTGVKGDISINSQARYNSKIYFNEANSLSQSAYTLVDLSINYDYSEALSISIFSNNITDKDYTTYAFSYGQTYSNYGTGREVGVKAKYEW from the coding sequence ATGTACAAGATTTCTTCGCCGCGCACCGTCATTGCGAGCGCTATCCTCACAATTTTGGGTACTTCATACTCCTATGCCGAAGAGACGCCACCAGCAATGGAAGTGGTTATCGTTGAAGCAACCAAGTTCGATACTCCTTTATCGCAAGTGAACAATTCAGTTGTGGTCAAAACGGGAGAAGAACTCGAAAAAGCAGGCATTTATCAGGTCAAAGATCTCGAGATGGTATTCCCTGGACTGCTTATACAAACTCGCGGGAACCGAACTTACGCCAACACCACCGTTCGTGGGATTAGTTCACCTGACTACTATTCGCCAACCGTGAGCATTTATGTTGATGGCGTCCTGCAAGATAACGCTTTTGTCACTCAACCGCTGATTAACGTGGAAAAAGTCGAATTGCTGCGCGGTCCGCAAGGCACTCTTTACGGTGGGAACGCGCAAGGCGGTGTCATTAACATCGTGACTCGTCGTGAAACTGACGCCACCGAAATTAAAGCTTCTGCTTTATATTCTAATTTGAGTCAGCAAGTTGATGCTGTCGCCGCTACCCGTTTATCTGACTCCATTTCAGCGGATATTGCAGCTAGATATGTCTACGATGAAGGTGATATTAAACACGCCACCAGCGGGAAAAAAGACGCAAACGATGCAGATGAGCAAGCATTAAAAGTTCGCTTTCACTACTTACCAAATGACTCAAAACTTAGCGCAACCCTATCAGTCGCCGCAGATAAGCTCGACAGCCATGAGGAGTGGTACCTCACTGAGAGTGAACATGACTCTGGTGTAAAAGACGCACCAATCCCCAAACTTAAGCGAGACGTTAATACTTTCGCGCTGAATCTTGGTTACGATTTAGATTCCTCTCAAATCACAAGTACCACCGCTTATCAAACACGCGAGATAGACCGCGAATATGTCTATGGCTACTACCAAGAAGATCAAAACAAGTTCAGCCAAGAGCTACGTCTAAACCAACAATACAACGATCGTTTTAGCTACGTAGTTGGCGGCTACATGGAATATCGCCGTTTGGACGTTTCAGCCAATAACGCACGAAATAAATTGGACTATGACACGTACGCGTTGTTTGGGCAGGCAAACTACCAGTTTGCACCACAATGGGATGTCACTCTTGGCGTCCGAGCTTCATACCTAAAAGTAAACTCTGACTTCAACGGTAACCCGGCATGGTTTATCAATCCTTATAACAAGGAACAGACAGAATCGACGGTTTCACCAAAAGCTGCAATTGGTTGGCAAGCGAATGAGGACACTCGACTTTACGCTTCCATAACCAGTGGTTACCGACCGGGGGGCTACAACGTTGTTCCTCTGAGCAATGCAGATGCAAGCGGTTATGACGCGGAAAAATCACTGAATGGCGAGCTAGGCTGGCGCACCAACTTTGCGAATCAAAAAATCGATTTTAGTGGCGCATTGTACTGGATTAAAACGGATGATATTCAACTATATACCGGTACGCCAGGGCATCAAACTCTTAAAAATATGGGTGAGGCTCTAAGTAAAGGTATCGAAGCTGAGTTCGCTTTCTACCCAACCGATGATCTGACCATCACTGGTGCCGGGACTTTTGGACGTTCAACATTTGAATCAAACAACAGTACCTTTGAAGGGAATCGACTGCCTTACGCGCCAGACACCACGGCAACGTTGGGCTTTAACTATTACCTACCAGTAACAGGAGTCAAAGGCGACATTTCGATCAACTCTCAAGCTCGTTATAACTCTAAAATCTACTTTAACGAAGCTAACTCACTATCACAAAGTGCGTACACTCTCGTCGATCTATCCATTAACTACGACTACAGCGAAGCTCTGTCTATCTCGATCTTTAGCAACAATATTACTGACAAAGACTACACCACTTACGCATTCTCTTATGGTCAGACATACAGCAATTACGGTACAGGTAGAGAAGTTGGTGTGAAAGCGAAGTACGAGTGGTAA
- a CDS encoding MFS transporter, which produces MKPMVSAQGIKLKPLLAVLASVYTIQSLVSMFTLQGLPAIMRHEGIDTSQIGLFYLAMLPWVAKFLWSPWIERQRKKGASLQNHAIIIFGSQLVLIAILVALCVIGTIENRMTLFAGVLVISLFSSFADIATDGLAIDQLEAKRRYLGNVMQVGGSYLGAVFGGGLFIYATSLLDWQTALFGLALLTLLFSMPTLCLFWNHGANQKSAPTARTPSLKAAFSNPEVRIGLLLVTLSQLGTRGALSMMMPFLVDSGIQLESLGLLVAGGGVITGLIGVVLGGWLIKKSLALNVLLLMMVFEVVFFSFYLAYDLNIAEQGWLIAGIFVVNGIITSAKFVTLYTLMMGFASGHQSGVNFSLFQSMDMFIAIVMAIICGALIGAFGYSVHFMLMIAFSLIAIFIIPVLKPNEKASLILQI; this is translated from the coding sequence ATGAAACCTATGGTTAGCGCTCAAGGAATCAAACTCAAACCATTACTCGCCGTTCTGGCGAGCGTTTATACCATCCAAAGCTTAGTCAGTATGTTCACACTTCAAGGCTTGCCAGCGATAATGCGACATGAGGGCATAGATACCTCCCAAATAGGGTTGTTCTACCTTGCAATGCTTCCTTGGGTCGCTAAATTTTTGTGGTCACCTTGGATCGAACGGCAACGCAAAAAGGGAGCGAGTTTACAAAATCACGCCATCATTATTTTTGGTTCTCAGCTAGTTTTAATTGCCATACTCGTTGCGCTTTGCGTCATTGGAACGATCGAGAATCGAATGACCCTGTTTGCTGGCGTTTTGGTTATCAGCTTATTTTCCAGCTTCGCTGATATCGCTACAGACGGTCTGGCGATTGACCAGTTGGAGGCAAAAAGAAGATACCTAGGCAACGTCATGCAAGTTGGTGGTTCGTATCTAGGGGCTGTTTTTGGCGGTGGATTATTTATCTATGCGACTTCATTGCTCGATTGGCAAACCGCATTATTCGGTCTGGCTCTTCTGACTTTATTATTCAGTATGCCAACGCTTTGTTTATTCTGGAATCACGGCGCCAATCAGAAAAGCGCGCCAACAGCTCGTACTCCCTCCCTTAAAGCTGCATTTTCTAACCCTGAAGTAAGGATTGGACTGCTCCTTGTGACCTTATCGCAGCTCGGAACGAGAGGGGCATTATCAATGATGATGCCTTTCTTAGTCGACAGCGGTATACAGCTAGAAAGTTTGGGTCTTTTGGTTGCAGGTGGAGGAGTGATTACCGGTTTAATTGGCGTAGTGCTAGGTGGCTGGCTAATCAAAAAAAGTCTAGCACTCAATGTGTTACTACTAATGATGGTCTTTGAAGTTGTGTTTTTTAGCTTCTATTTAGCATACGACTTAAATATTGCTGAGCAAGGATGGTTAATCGCGGGTATCTTTGTCGTTAATGGCATCATTACGTCGGCTAAATTTGTTACGCTTTATACTCTAATGATGGGGTTTGCCTCCGGACATCAGTCAGGTGTGAACTTCTCTCTTTTCCAATCGATGGATATGTTCATTGCAATCGTGATGGCTATCATTTGCGGGGCACTGATCGGCGCTTTCGGGTATTCAGTGCATTTTATGTTAATGATCGCTTTTAGCCTCATCGCTATCTTCATAATCCCAGTCTTAAAACCAAATGAGAAGGCGAGCCTCATCTTACAAATCTAA
- a CDS encoding helix-turn-helix transcriptional regulator, with protein sequence MSNIVKSLNLVGGVDGTFDVVALDDDVNAYIVNCTATTDIQFNDPADAGFYISFAGINHAYSPKYPDYPAASFASRCIASLLPKPEPVNPIELGEGGRIENIRIHFPLHHSLTKNLLPQNRGSSFKPFDLYETGWQMPLTGEILNVAKSIWNNDFQGIARTVWLRGKILELLALLMVHKEPKSLAEQACDLIATQPHIDWNIPGLSKELATNECYLKQSFREQFNMGVASWIQAYRISLAKERLANPNESITKIALDLGYQSGSYFSKVFKQHTGLTPKTFRSHLPKW encoded by the coding sequence ATGAGTAATATCGTGAAGAGCTTAAACTTAGTAGGCGGCGTAGATGGAACGTTTGATGTTGTTGCTCTCGATGATGATGTGAATGCTTACATCGTTAACTGTACAGCAACAACGGACATTCAGTTCAATGATCCGGCAGACGCGGGGTTCTATATCAGCTTTGCTGGTATTAACCACGCCTACAGCCCCAAATACCCTGATTACCCTGCAGCATCTTTTGCTTCTCGATGCATAGCATCCCTTTTGCCGAAGCCTGAACCTGTAAACCCTATTGAGCTAGGAGAAGGAGGTCGAATTGAGAACATTCGAATTCATTTCCCATTACACCATAGCTTGACTAAAAATCTTCTTCCTCAAAATAGGGGATCATCATTCAAGCCTTTCGATCTTTATGAAACAGGTTGGCAAATGCCACTTACAGGAGAGATTCTTAACGTTGCCAAATCGATTTGGAACAATGACTTCCAAGGTATAGCCCGAACAGTATGGCTAAGAGGAAAAATCTTAGAACTGCTTGCGTTACTCATGGTGCACAAAGAGCCTAAGTCTCTCGCCGAGCAAGCGTGCGACCTCATTGCAACGCAACCCCATATTGATTGGAACATACCGGGCTTATCTAAAGAACTCGCGACGAATGAATGTTATCTAAAGCAATCCTTTAGAGAGCAGTTCAATATGGGCGTCGCAAGCTGGATCCAAGCTTATCGCATCAGCCTTGCCAAAGAACGTTTAGCCAACCCTAATGAGTCCATCACCAAAATCGCCTTAGACTTGGGTTATCAAAGTGGTAGCTATTTTTCGAAGGTATTCAAACAGCACACCGGACTTACGCCCAAAACATTTCGAAGCCATCTTCCAAAATGGTAA
- a CDS encoding YcgN family cysteine cluster protein, whose product MSTPFWQSKKLEQMSEEEWEALCDGCGKCCLHKLMDEDTDEIYYTNVACSWLNSKTCSCKDYPNRFSSGEECTKLTREDIDDFTWLPHTCAYRLLAEGEILPVWHPLITGTKSAMHEAGESVRDKVVYEIDVVDWEDHILNHPTRS is encoded by the coding sequence ATGAGCACACCATTTTGGCAAAGCAAAAAGCTAGAACAAATGAGCGAAGAAGAGTGGGAAGCTCTATGTGATGGCTGTGGTAAATGCTGCTTACATAAGCTCATGGATGAAGACACCGATGAGATCTACTACACCAATGTCGCGTGCAGTTGGTTAAACAGTAAAACGTGTTCGTGTAAAGATTATCCAAATCGATTCTCTTCAGGGGAGGAGTGCACCAAGCTGACTCGTGAAGATATTGATGATTTTACTTGGTTACCTCACACCTGTGCTTACCGACTTCTTGCGGAAGGGGAAATACTTCCCGTGTGGCATCCTTTAATTACGGGAACTAAGTCAGCGATGCACGAAGCGGGTGAAAGCGTCCGGGATAAAGTGGTCTACGAGATTGATGTCGTTGACTGGGAAGACCACATTTTGAATCATCCGACGCGAAGCTAA
- a CDS encoding YkgJ family cysteine cluster protein yields the protein MECRLYCGACCIAPSISSPIPGMPKGKPAGTRCIQLTEDNLCKLFGKPERPKVCHDFKPCPVVCGKSNQEALNNITELELLT from the coding sequence ATGGAATGCCGTTTATATTGCGGTGCATGTTGCATTGCACCAAGTATTTCTTCCCCGATACCTGGAATGCCAAAAGGTAAACCTGCGGGTACCCGTTGTATTCAGTTAACCGAAGACAACCTTTGCAAACTGTTTGGCAAGCCAGAGCGACCAAAAGTTTGCCATGATTTCAAACCTTGCCCAGTCGTTTGTGGAAAAAGCAATCAAGAAGCGCTGAACAATATTACTGAATTGGAATTACTCACTTAA
- the aqpZ gene encoding aquaporin Z: MKKYLAETFGTFWLVLGGCGSAVLAAGFPDVGIGLLGVSLAFGLTVLTMAYAIGHISGCHLNPAVTIGLWAGGRFDAKHILPYIAAQVIGGLLAGGILYLIASGQAGFDVAASGFASNGFGEHSPGQYSMTAALITEVVMTMMFLIVIMGATDSRAPQGFAPIAIGLCLTLIHLISIPVTNTSVNPARSTAVAMYVGDWATSQLWLFWVAPIFGAILGAIVYRVIAGSDEA; the protein is encoded by the coding sequence ATGAAAAAATATTTAGCAGAAACGTTTGGTACGTTTTGGTTAGTGTTAGGCGGCTGTGGTAGTGCGGTTTTAGCAGCAGGTTTTCCTGATGTGGGCATTGGTCTTCTGGGTGTATCGTTGGCGTTTGGTCTAACAGTACTGACAATGGCTTACGCTATTGGTCATATCTCTGGTTGTCACCTGAACCCAGCAGTAACCATCGGTTTATGGGCAGGCGGCCGTTTTGATGCAAAACACATTCTTCCTTATATCGCTGCTCAAGTGATTGGTGGCCTACTAGCAGGTGGTATTCTTTACCTCATCGCATCTGGTCAAGCTGGCTTTGATGTTGCGGCATCTGGCTTTGCGTCAAACGGCTTTGGTGAACATTCTCCTGGCCAGTACTCAATGACAGCAGCACTTATCACTGAAGTGGTAATGACGATGATGTTCCTTATTGTCATCATGGGTGCAACTGATTCACGTGCGCCTCAAGGTTTTGCACCAATCGCTATCGGTCTGTGTCTAACACTGATCCACTTGATCAGTATCCCTGTAACCAACACTTCAGTAAACCCAGCACGTAGTACTGCTGTGGCTATGTATGTGGGTGACTGGGCAACGTCTCAGCTATGGCTATTCTGGGTTGCACCTATCTTCGGTGCTATTCTAGGTGCGATCGTTTACCGCGTCATTGCCGGTTCTGACGAAGCGTAA